TGGTGAGTtacggtagagagaagatggaggttctagagagaaggaggagaaatggagattctgagtttggaaggggagaaggtgcgCGTGAGAGAGAGAGTGGGAGATTTTCCAGAAATTCAGTTTTGTTCAAAATCCCACTTTCAGATGAACGGACGTTCCCCTGCTCGACACCTGCACCCCACCATTCACTTCAGAAACTTCCACTTTGACAAGTGGCGCACATGCACGGCTCGATGGTGGATTTTTAAATACTCAGAACACGTGGCACGGTGCATTTATGGGAGTAGAGGTAACTCATCACAGTAATAAATGGGACGTGACAATATTATTATCtacttaacaaaaatatatatttactttaaaatttaaagtgaaattacaattatctataattattcttttcaaaatgAGTTAAAACTTATAAACCAATTCGATTTACCGGAATTTAAATTAGGATgggttaaaaatatttaaaatcggGATACGGAttacttttcatattttaagaaaacaaaatattgggGATTATGTTGGActgtgttatatttttatttatttattttgagtttaaatttatttagatttaattaaaaacatttgttttttgtatggaattaaaattttttatcgTGATTTATTGAATTAACTCATTTAATCCACTAATTTTAtcgaatttaaatttttttacttgttaGTTAGTGAACCAAATTGAATTTTCTCACTAAATTCACACAACTACTTTACACATTTGAATTCAAATACTAATTTGAAATgtcctttaaatataaaaaaataataaaaataaaaatattatatttatttgtatgtaaaaattaaaaattaaaatgcataaaaaagtttaaatcagaaaattcaaattttgtatctaataatatatttaatcctaaaattGATTaccatttataatttatattaagtttattatattttaatagatattgtaaaaaaatattaatagtaggccttactaaaagaaaaagagggaatAATAATCCCTGACGATGCTCCGTTTAAGCAGGGCAACAAAGTTCCTTCCGTTTTGTTTGTTTCTGTCTTTTCTTCGTAAGCCAGGTAATAGAATTTTGAACTCCACCGTTTGTCTaggaaagaaagaacaaaataaacacGAGAAATGGATAGATAAAATATCTCTCTTAAATTCCAACGTTCACCTTCACTCCACACTCAACTCTCACTCTTTCCTTGCTCTTCCCTTTCCAAATCTCACATTTTCCATTTTCGCTCTCACTTCCATTCGCGTGTAAAACCCTAGCACCTTCGCTTCTTCATTCCTGCAACTCCACGTGCCAGATCTGCAACCCTTAAGCTATGCACACCACTGCGCATACCGCATAGCATATAGCTTGTAACAAACATGTCCAATTCTGATTCTAACAACCGTAACAGCCTAGCTCCGTCGCCGCCGGAGCCAAAGCCAATGCCGCCTTCTTCCTGGGCCAAGAAAACAGGTTTCAGGCCCAAATTCTCCGGCGAGACCAATGCCACCGATTCGGGCCCGATAACCATCCCTACGCCCAACGGCGATATTGAGGCCGGTCGCGTTCGAACTCCGGCAACTGCTAACGGCGTCGCACAAGGCGACAAGCCTCCCGTTCCGGTTCCGCCTCGGCCTGCTATGGCAAAGAAGCAGGGAGACTCCGACGGCGTGCCGAAGAATTCAATTCCTAGCACCAACGGACAGGCGGCGGCGGCGGAACAGCCGCCGAGGAGAAACGCGAGGCACGAGGAAGTGGTGGACGGCTTGCCGGTGGAGGTCGACGAGTTCGTGTCAAGGCACGCGCATATGAAGTACGAGCTCAGAGATTCACCTGGTTTAggtattgaaatattttttaatttggatttgAATAATTGAATGCTCGTTGATTTGATTTGGTTATGGTGGGAATTAAACTATGATTTCGATTTTCGTATGTGTTACTGTAGTTCCTATTGGCGTATACGGTGTTCAACACTACCTTTCGATGTTAGGTTCGTTGGTTCTGATTCCGCTTGTGATTGTTCCTGCCATGGGAGGCACTCATGTGAGTTGTTTTCATCCGGCTTAGTCTGTGTTTTCGTGTTGTGTGGTGTTTGGTTTTGGTGGCGAAGTTCTTGATGTGTTAGTGAGTGTAGGAGGAAACTTCTATGGTGGTATCGACCGTGCTCTTTGTCTCGGGGGTGACTACTCTCTTGCATGTTGCTTTTGGCTCCAGGTTACCCTTGATTCAGGGCCCTTCTTTTGTCTATCTGGCGCCAGCGCTCGCCATAATCAACTCCCCGGAGTTTCAAGGATTGAATGGAAATGTTTGTATCTTTACCCTTTCGTTTATTTTTCAGAATCTAGGAATTTTATTCCCTGCAATTCCTTTCGTTTATTTTTCAGAATCTAGGAATTTTATTCCCTGCAAACATGAATTGCGACTGTTGATGCGGGATGAAGTTTATATGATTCACATATTTACTTTCTGATTTTCGTTCAACAAACAACAGGAAATCTGACTCCCAGAAGATATTGATTGCTGTCTGTATATTGGTTTTGTCTATAACAAAGTTGTCGGGTGTTGCAGCAGTTTCTAATTTTGTTTAGTTACTCATAATTGGGGAGTTATGTCACATTTTAGATTTTCTGATGGAATGATTGAAAAACAAAGATGATGAGGTTTATTTCTCTATTTGCAGAAATTCAAGCATATAATGAAGGAGCTCCAGGGGGCTATAATTATTGGTTCAGCTTTTCAAGCTTTACTTGGATATACTGGACTTATGTCACTGTTAGTAAGGTATGATTTTGGGATTTTCTCTACTTGGTtgcttttatttgattttacatATGGACAATTCAACTTTTCACTAAACTGAATAATTGTGCATTAATGCAAGTGGTGTGCTAAAAGCTGAGAAATTCCCGTTACCCGAATTATAAGTGGAACTTAGACAAAAGTATAGTTATGGAGGGGCAAAAATATTATCGCATAAGATTTcatttcttagttttttttttttatgtttagggGTGACCAATCAATCCATTTATCCATCCAATTCATTCATAGataaattcattcaatacaatatataatatgaaaataaaaaatggatggatccatttaattttatgaatggCTAATGATTCatctattatttttcaaaatataatggACCATTTAATCAATTCTTAATGAATCAAAATTAACTTacctatttttttcatatttaaatctttcttaaattattttttaaaatattcaaaaaattgttttaaaaaatatatattttaaaaaacatacgTCTAATttcaattacattaattgttaattgtttttatacTCAATTTATTGTGAACTATATTAATGGGACATCCAcccatttttttaatgaaaacagATGCATTATTGGTCATGATTAACATAAGtcattttgaaaaacaattcaTTGAGCTGAGTATGAGTAGTTAGATCAATCACCCctcaaaacttttaattttatgaatatttctgaaataaaattaaaatagtgacattattattaattaaaactaacCACTTTAACTACTTTTGTTTGATACgatgaaataaatatttgtttcttatataaagCATTATTTTTGTGGATGAATTGGATATCCATTCATGAGAAAATTGTTAAGGAAtgaattagatttttttaaataaataaaaaaataagttaacaaTTTAGTTTTATCTGATTCATAAAGTTTGTCACTCCTAATTATATTTAATGGGTTAAAAACATATAGAAGATCCAAGATAAAGTTTGTCACTCCTAATTATATTTAATGGGTTAAAAACATATAGAAGATCCAAGATTATTGACCATATTACATATGGACTTCATACATGAATATTTATGACTGTATGAATGTTTTTAAAACTGAGCCATTCATTGAATTGCTCATGACACTAGTTCAAGGTTCAATTGTTCACTCATAATCGAACCAGTATTAACAAAGTAATATGTAAAATAgtattaaagaaatataatatcaCAACTTATGACACCAAAAATACAAAGACAATATCATTCTATAGTTTAATAACATTCAAAAGTATAAAGTCGTACTTAGATTTAAGTTTTAACAAACACGAGTACACAATGTTCATTAACAAATAGCAGGTTTAcgtgtaaaataaaaagggaaatatcattttttttcttttgtttttctccccACCTTTTAATGAAAATGGCCTCATCAAGCATTTTCAATAACCCACTATAAATCAATCTTTCGGAGTTTTGAccagtttttgttttctttgactGGTTATTAgttaaatgatttaatttagaCCAGACACTACACTGACATTCCAgtgaaacacacacacacatatgtatatacatacatgtGTTTGTGTACGTATATGCAAAGCTTGCGTTAACATATCCTGACCCTGTTGTAcctcatattttaaaaatgtttctgTATCCCTGACGCAATCATCGTACTAGTTGAGCTTACTCCCGACAGCatttcttataataaataattgaaaaattcaaCACAACAGAAggttatataaaatttaaatatggtctataataatattaataatggtGTTCTCATGCTATCAATCATTAGATGATGATTTATGTAGATCTAAAAAATTTCTCCTCTTCCATTACAGAACTGGTGAATATATTAACCAAAACTTGCTAGATAAGCAATATACTCTTAGAATAGTTTGAGTATTTTTTGTTGGTTTATGGTATTGATACTGTCAGTTCCTATAAGTAAGATGCTGAGATAATTGTACCATcaaaaagtgttttttatttttttttaaatgctttACGTATACCTTCTTTGAATATGATTCCTCCCACCAATCCCACCTATACACACCCCCCTTGTTGTTTTATGCAATATGAAACTATGTCTTTGGCCTTTAGTCACAACGTAAAATTTTCAATCCTTTCgtcacaatttaaaattaagtcaCTTCATTGCTTGAGTTGACTAAAGTAAAAACATCAAATTTCGGTCTTACTTTCTGTTCAGTGTAGTTGATAATGAGCCTCATTTTATGTGTTTCCTTACAGGTTGATAAATCCTGTAGTTGTAGCCCCAACTATTGCTGCTGTTGGACTTTCATTTTACAGTTATGGTTTCTCATTAGTTGGTACATGTATTGAGATCGGTGCAGTTCAAATATTAGTGGCTATTGTTTTTTCTCTTGTAAGTTTGTTTAATTGACCTTGagtgttatttcttttaatatggATTCACtcatttattctttatttaaaaaatcctGGAGTGTGGATAGTATTGCTTGGTGCACTGGACTAGAATTTGTGATctgttatttctttatttccACAGTATCTTCGTAAGATATCTGTTCTTGGGCATCGCATATTTCTAATTTATGCAGTAAGTTGACTGCTACAATATCTTAACTCTTTAGTCGTTGAAATAAAATTCTGGCTGTAGCAAATGATTTGTGTTTTCTTTGCCTAATTGCCAGGTTCCTCTGGGACTGGCAATTACATGGGCATTTG
The Vigna angularis cultivar LongXiaoDou No.4 chromosome 5, ASM1680809v1, whole genome shotgun sequence genome window above contains:
- the LOC108340572 gene encoding nucleobase-ascorbate transporter 12 — translated: MSNSDSNNRNSLAPSPPEPKPMPPSSWAKKTGFRPKFSGETNATDSGPITIPTPNGDIEAGRVRTPATANGVAQGDKPPVPVPPRPAMAKKQGDSDGVPKNSIPSTNGQAAAAEQPPRRNARHEEVVDGLPVEVDEFVSRHAHMKYELRDSPGLVPIGVYGVQHYLSMLGSLVLIPLVIVPAMGGTHEETSMVVSTVLFVSGVTTLLHVAFGSRLPLIQGPSFVYLAPALAIINSPEFQGLNGNKFKHIMKELQGAIIIGSAFQALLGYTGLMSLLVRLINPVVVAPTIAAVGLSFYSYGFSLVGTCIEIGAVQILVAIVFSLYLRKISVLGHRIFLIYAVPLGLAITWAFAFLLTEAGAYSYKGCDINIPASNMVSEHCRKHFSRMRRCRVDTSQALLSSPWFRFPYPLQWGTPVFHWKMALVMCVVSLISSVDSVGTYHASSLLVASRPPTTGVLSRGIGVEGLSSVLAGLWGTGTGSITLTENVHTIAVTKMGSRRAVQLGACFLIVLSLVGKVGGFIASIPEVMVAGLLCFMWAMLTALGLSNLRYSEAGSSRNIIIVGLSLFFSLSIPAYFQQYGITPNSNLSVPNYFQPYIVASHGPIHSKYGGLNYVLNTLFSLHMVIAFLVAVILDNTVPGSKVERGVYVWSEAEIARREPAVANDYELPFRIGRIFRWVKWVGL